One window from the genome of [Clostridium] celerecrescens 18A encodes:
- a CDS encoding 3'-5' exonuclease, translating into MKNYIVLDLEWNQSAGGKEETVEHLPFEIIEIGAVKLNEALEEVGEFKRLIRPRIYPELHEKILEVTHMDQKTLMEEGCDFEEAVKEFLMWCGEEAMFCTWGSMDLTELQRNIAFYGILNPFPKPFLYYDVQKLYSLLYGDGKDRQSLDIAVLELQIMEERPFHRALDDAHYTGRVMNQMDFNKVREYLSTDYYRLPENEEEEVYLVFPGYSKYISRPFETKQDAIEDKTVTDLICCKCNRMLRKKIRWFSVNQKFYTALGLCPEHGNVKGKIRMRRSDDGRVYVVKTMRLVGEEDVREIYEKKEETKKKRVQKTKTSKQNKKKGDSPLS; encoded by the coding sequence ATGAAGAATTATATTGTACTGGATCTGGAATGGAACCAGAGCGCCGGAGGGAAGGAGGAGACGGTAGAACACCTTCCCTTTGAAATCATAGAGATCGGGGCAGTGAAGCTTAATGAGGCCCTGGAGGAAGTAGGGGAATTTAAGCGGCTGATAAGGCCTCGAATTTATCCCGAGCTTCATGAAAAGATATTAGAAGTGACCCACATGGATCAAAAGACCCTGATGGAAGAGGGATGCGACTTTGAGGAAGCTGTAAAAGAGTTTCTCATGTGGTGCGGGGAGGAAGCCATGTTTTGTACGTGGGGCTCCATGGACTTAACGGAGCTGCAGCGGAACATTGCTTTTTATGGAATTCTAAATCCATTTCCCAAGCCATTTCTCTACTATGATGTACAGAAACTCTACAGCCTGCTTTACGGGGACGGCAAGGATAGGCAATCCCTTGACATTGCAGTGTTAGAACTGCAGATCATGGAAGAGCGGCCATTTCACCGGGCCCTTGACGATGCCCATTATACCGGGCGGGTTATGAATCAAATGGATTTTAATAAGGTCCGGGAATACTTGTCCACGGATTATTACCGCTTGCCGGAAAATGAAGAGGAAGAGGTATATCTGGTGTTTCCCGGATATTCTAAATACATTTCAAGGCCCTTTGAGACGAAGCAGGATGCCATTGAGGATAAAACCGTTACCGATTTAATCTGCTGCAAGTGCAACCGGATGCTTAGAAAAAAGATCAGATGGTTTTCTGTGAACCAGAAGTTTTATACAGCTCTTGGTTTATGTCCTGAGCATGGAAATGTAAAAGGCAAGATCCGCATGAGGCGGAGCGATGACGGACGTGTCTACGTGGTTAAGACCATGAGGCTGGTGGGAGAGGAAGACGTCCGGGAGATTTACGAGAAAAAGGAAGAAACCAAAAAGAAACGGGTGCAAAAGACGAAGACCAGTAAGCAGAATAAAAAGAAGGGGGATTCCCCCCTTTCCTAG
- a CDS encoding response regulator, translating to MSKFTIVMIEDEKNICNFIESALERHDYKVNTAYNGRDGLALINSLCPDVILLDLGLPDLDGIDIIKSVRSWTSIPIIVISARTQEHEKVSALDFGADDYITKPFGTSELLARIRTALRHGRPTVSTVDGSVIPAPYSSDGLFIDFAKRLVTLDGHKIHLTQIEYKLVSLLAENSGKVLTYDYIISHIWGPYADSNNQILRVNMAHIRRKIENNPAEPKYIFTEIGVGYRMKESEI from the coding sequence ATGAGTAAGTTTACAATCGTCATGATTGAAGACGAAAAGAATATCTGCAACTTTATTGAAAGTGCATTGGAAAGACATGATTATAAAGTAAATACCGCCTACAACGGGCGGGATGGGCTGGCTTTGATCAATTCCCTTTGCCCTGATGTGATCCTTTTGGACTTAGGGCTTCCGGACCTGGACGGAATCGATATCATTAAAAGCGTCCGAAGCTGGACTTCGATTCCGATTATCGTCATCTCCGCCAGGACCCAGGAGCATGAAAAAGTATCTGCTCTTGATTTCGGTGCTGATGATTATATAACCAAGCCCTTTGGAACCAGCGAGCTTTTAGCCCGGATCCGCACTGCCCTGCGTCATGGGAGACCTACCGTCAGCACCGTGGATGGTTCTGTCATTCCCGCCCCTTACAGCAGCGACGGACTGTTTATTGATTTTGCCAAGCGGTTGGTCACACTGGATGGACATAAGATCCATTTGACTCAGATCGAATATAAGCTGGTTTCCCTTCTTGCGGAAAACTCCGGCAAGGTCCTGACCTATGACTACATTATAAGTCATATCTGGGGACCTTACGCAGACAGCAACAATCAGATCCTCCGCGTCAATATGGCGCATATCCGCAGAAAAATAGAAAATAATCCGGCAGAACCAAAATATATTTTTACGGAAATCGGGGTTGGCTACCGAATGAAGGAAAGCGAAATCTAG
- a CDS encoding sensor histidine kinase translates to MRKQKQISKKDRLQNCIITFISLLLATILSYMMHILGGYTNNVGIIYMMAVVVISRYSNGYIPGVIASFISVICVNYVFTYPFMAFNFIMEGYPVTFLALLIISTITSATTTNLKEQSRILNEREKLLMEAEKEALRANLLRAISHDLRTPLTGIIGASNTYLENTNTMAEAEKTSLVSNIREDANWLLNMVENLLSVTRIRDTGAQVLKRPEPLEEVASEAIERFHKRLPKSIVRVTVPDEFIMVPMDATLIEQVIINLLENAVYHSNSTDPISLSVFIQDGYAWFQVRDQGVGISPERLKTLFDGYTSSPNSSYDSHKGMGIGLSICKAIVTAHDGNITAANEEHGAVFTFTLPLGESAYE, encoded by the coding sequence ATGAGGAAACAAAAACAAATATCCAAAAAAGATCGGCTTCAAAATTGTATTATTACCTTTATTTCCCTCCTGCTTGCCACCATCCTTTCCTACATGATGCACATACTGGGAGGATATACTAACAATGTAGGAATCATCTATATGATGGCAGTGGTTGTGATTTCCCGTTATTCCAACGGCTATATACCAGGAGTCATTGCTTCTTTTATTAGCGTAATCTGTGTAAACTATGTGTTTACTTACCCATTTATGGCGTTTAATTTTATAATGGAAGGATATCCCGTTACCTTCCTTGCACTGCTGATCATTTCAACCATTACAAGCGCAACTACGACTAATTTAAAGGAACAAAGCCGTATTTTAAACGAACGGGAAAAGCTGTTAATGGAAGCAGAAAAAGAGGCCTTGAGAGCAAACCTTTTACGGGCTATTTCCCATGACCTCCGGACTCCTCTCACAGGAATCATCGGCGCCAGCAACACGTACCTGGAAAATACAAACACTATGGCTGAGGCAGAAAAAACCAGCCTGGTCTCCAATATCCGGGAAGATGCCAACTGGCTTTTAAATATGGTGGAGAATCTTCTCAGCGTAACCAGGATCCGGGATACCGGAGCTCAGGTTCTAAAGCGCCCGGAGCCGCTGGAAGAGGTAGCTTCCGAAGCCATTGAACGCTTTCACAAAAGACTGCCAAAATCTATTGTCCGTGTGACTGTTCCTGATGAGTTCATCATGGTTCCCATGGATGCTACTTTGATTGAACAGGTTATCATAAATCTACTGGAAAATGCTGTCTATCACTCCAATTCAACGGATCCCATCAGCCTGTCGGTCTTCATACAAGATGGATATGCCTGGTTTCAGGTCCGGGATCAGGGCGTGGGAATTTCCCCGGAACGGCTGAAGACTTTATTTGACGGTTACACCTCATCGCCCAACAGCAGCTATGATTCCCATAAAGGAATGGGAATCGGGCTTTCTATCTGCAAAGCCATTGTTACTGCCCACGACGGGAACATCACAGCCGCCAATGAAGAACATGGTGCAGTTTTTACATTTACATTACCATTAGGGGAGAGTGCTTATGAGTAA
- a CDS encoding D-alanyl-D-alanine carboxypeptidase family protein, whose translation MTQYIKKICIFFLCLPFFVSSFTGTSLGAADWPSGPSVQAQGAILMDADTGTVLWGQNIHNQYFPASITKVMTALLVIETCSLDETVTFSHNAVFNVESGSSNAGINEGDKLSVRDCLYALLLKSANESANALAEHVAGSTEAFADMMNVRAKELGCTNTHFSNPSGLNNPEHYTSPYDMALIARAAFNNPIFEDIDSSTFYKLPPNSINKEGLTIYPGHKMMRKSTPFYYPGIIGGKTGYTTLAGNTLITCAEKNGMKLITIILKGSTPQYWTDTKNLLDFGFTNFVSLKAADYEKTYSSITSDLNFSGLSITRPEALILDPDSRIILPKTADFSDAKAELSYDISSGDPPNSIAKINYRYNDRVVGCTFLEVNDALFQNKEAETSIATAPQAETYSGSGEALDPSAAQTSVTPSGKRSEKETEDYREKALRPFEIPLTAWLILGSVGAITVIGCAAAFFIYWKHKEAQDFLIRREQRMKRLRDSGVSADEFNSILEQRRSSYSSKRKRRRGGRFR comes from the coding sequence ATGACTCAATATATAAAAAAGATTTGTATTTTTTTTCTGTGCCTTCCTTTTTTTGTCTCCTCTTTTACCGGGACTTCTCTGGGGGCCGCGGACTGGCCTTCCGGCCCGTCTGTTCAGGCACAGGGAGCCATTCTGATGGATGCAGACACCGGAACCGTTCTGTGGGGCCAGAACATACACAACCAATATTTTCCGGCCAGCATTACCAAGGTCATGACTGCGCTTCTTGTCATTGAAACATGCAGTCTTGATGAAACCGTAACATTTTCCCATAATGCCGTATTTAATGTAGAATCAGGAAGCAGCAATGCCGGGATCAATGAGGGGGACAAGTTGTCTGTCAGGGACTGCCTCTATGCCCTTCTGCTTAAATCAGCCAATGAATCAGCCAACGCTCTTGCAGAGCATGTGGCAGGAAGTACCGAAGCTTTTGCCGATATGATGAACGTACGTGCCAAGGAGCTTGGATGTACCAATACTCATTTTTCCAATCCCAGCGGTTTAAATAACCCGGAACATTATACTTCCCCCTATGACATGGCCCTCATCGCAAGAGCAGCCTTTAACAATCCAATTTTTGAAGATATCGACTCCTCAACCTTTTATAAGCTTCCGCCTAACTCCATTAATAAAGAAGGGCTTACCATCTATCCTGGTCATAAGATGATGCGAAAAAGTACTCCTTTCTACTATCCGGGTATCATCGGCGGAAAAACAGGCTATACCACACTGGCCGGAAATACTCTGATAACCTGTGCGGAAAAAAACGGGATGAAACTGATTACCATAATTTTAAAGGGATCTACTCCCCAGTATTGGACAGACACTAAAAATCTCTTGGACTTTGGTTTTACAAATTTTGTGTCCTTAAAAGCTGCAGATTACGAAAAAACCTACAGTTCCATTACCAGCGATTTAAATTTCAGCGGTTTGTCAATCACCAGACCTGAGGCCCTGATTCTGGATCCTGACAGCAGGATCATCCTGCCTAAAACAGCTGATTTTTCCGATGCAAAGGCGGAACTTAGTTATGATATTTCATCAGGTGACCCTCCAAATTCCATTGCGAAAATAAATTACCGATATAATGACCGGGTCGTTGGCTGTACCTTCCTGGAGGTGAATGACGCATTATTCCAGAACAAGGAAGCGGAAACCTCAATCGCCACCGCTCCCCAGGCCGAAACGTATTCCGGATCCGGTGAAGCATTAGACCCGTCTGCTGCCCAGACTTCCGTAACTCCTTCCGGAAAACGTTCGGAGAAAGAAACGGAAGATTACCGGGAAAAGGCTCTGAGACCCTTTGAGATCCCTTTAACCGCCTGGCTGATATTAGGAAGCGTGGGAGCAATCACTGTAATAGGATGCGCAGCTGCCTTTTTCATTTATTGGAAACACAAGGAAGCGCAGGATTTCCTTATCAGGCGGGAACAGCGCATGAAACGCCTTCGGGACTCCGGTGTTTCAGCCGATGAATTCAACAGTATTCTGGAGCAAAGGCGCAGTTCCTATTCATCCAAACGGAAAAGACGGCGGGGAGGCCGTTTCAGATGA
- a CDS encoding TIGR01906 family membrane protein, producing MNRLLQYTAGIIFSFSLMIVLLFTSVEAAVYWVPGYFEKEYNKYQVTQAVSMTMEDLLDVTGEMMSYLRGNRDNLHVDTTMGGVEREFFNAREIAHMEDVRGLFLGALSIRRGCLMVMVLCLIVLILLKTSFTRTFPRAVCAGTGIFFILSAIIAFIISTDFTRYFIMFHHIFFKNDLWVLNPSTDMLINIVPEGFFRDTVILIGFIYLFSILLILAVCLFLMDKVKRKHLAA from the coding sequence ATGAACCGTTTGCTCCAATATACCGCTGGAATCATATTTTCTTTCTCCCTTATGATCGTGCTTTTATTCACCTCCGTGGAGGCAGCCGTTTACTGGGTTCCAGGATACTTTGAAAAAGAATATAACAAATATCAAGTGACTCAGGCAGTCTCCATGACAATGGAGGATCTCCTTGATGTTACCGGTGAAATGATGTCTTATCTGCGGGGAAATAGGGACAACCTTCACGTAGATACCACCATGGGAGGCGTAGAAAGGGAATTTTTTAATGCCCGGGAAATTGCCCATATGGAGGATGTCCGCGGACTGTTTCTAGGCGCCCTTTCCATACGGAGAGGCTGCCTCATGGTCATGGTCTTATGCCTCATCGTTCTTATTTTATTAAAGACAAGTTTTACGCGAACCTTTCCCAGGGCCGTATGCGCAGGAACCGGGATCTTTTTTATCCTGTCCGCAATCATAGCTTTCATTATTTCCACAGATTTTACCAGATATTTTATCATGTTCCACCATATATTCTTTAAGAATGACCTATGGGTTCTGAATCCTTCCACAGATATGCTTATTAACATCGTTCCGGAAGGCTTCTTTCGGGACACAGTTATCCTCATCGGCTTTATCTACCTTTTCTCTATCCTGCTTATCTTAGCTGTCTGTCTTTTTCTTATGGATAAGGTTAAAAGAAAACATCTTGCAGCTTAA
- a CDS encoding trimeric intracellular cation channel family protein: MKIELSLFFFIEVIGTIAFASSGAMVAIKKQLDLLGVIVLGVTTAVGGGMLRDIIIGNVPPALFKDPIYVLLAFITVMLLFIIVRLNQKILDGRSIEAYEKVMNIFDAIGLGAFTVVGIDAAVLSGYGDYHFLIIFLGVITGVGGGILRDIMAGQTPYVLRKHIYACASIAGAIIYAWLLNCIDGNIAMLIGACSVVLIRLLATRFCWDLPTATKK; the protein is encoded by the coding sequence ATGAAAATAGAATTATCCCTGTTTTTCTTTATAGAAGTCATCGGAACCATAGCCTTTGCATCATCTGGTGCCATGGTTGCCATTAAAAAACAGCTGGATCTGCTTGGAGTCATTGTTTTAGGTGTTACCACTGCCGTAGGAGGCGGAATGCTAAGGGATATTATCATAGGAAATGTACCTCCTGCCCTTTTTAAAGATCCAATCTATGTATTGCTGGCCTTTATAACGGTTATGCTTTTATTTATTATAGTAAGGCTGAACCAGAAAATCCTGGATGGACGTTCCATAGAAGCCTATGAAAAGGTGATGAACATATTTGATGCCATCGGACTTGGTGCTTTTACCGTAGTTGGAATCGATGCTGCAGTGCTTTCCGGCTATGGAGATTACCATTTTCTTATCATCTTTTTAGGCGTCATCACCGGAGTCGGCGGCGGCATTCTGCGGGACATTATGGCCGGACAAACTCCTTATGTCCTTAGAAAGCATATTTATGCCTGTGCATCCATTGCAGGCGCCATCATTTATGCCTGGCTTTTGAACTGCATTGATGGCAATATTGCCATGCTGATCGGCGCCTGCTCCGTCGTTTTGATCCGCCTACTGGCAACCCGTTTTTGCTGGGACTTACCTACCGCAACAAAAAAATAA
- a CDS encoding citrate/2-methylcitrate synthase encodes MMNQKEFMKNVEEWSDICLNDERIDLEAYDRYEVKRGLRDKSGDGVVAGLTKVSKILSNKTVDGEKVPCEGQLFYRGYNIHDLVNGVVREGRFGFEEIAYLLLFGDLPDKSQLERFTKTLGYSRTLPTNFVRDVVMKAPSQDMMSCLARSILTLSSYDDKASDISVPNVLRQSLMLISVMPMLAVYGYHTFNHYERGGSMYIHRPDEKLSTAENILRLLRPDMKYSKVEAHVLDLALILHMEHGGGNNSTFTTHVVTSSGTDTYSVVAAALASLKGPKHGGANIKVVEMMEDLRKEVRDLKDEEEVEKYLRKLLHKEAFDRKGLIYGMGHAVYSKSDPRAEIFKGFVKQLSEEKGRLDDFNLYSMIERLAPEVIADERKIYKGVSANVDFYSGFVYSMLDIPNELFTPIFAIARIVGWSAHRIEELINMDKIIRPAYISVMQEEEYMPLEDR; translated from the coding sequence CTGATGAACCAGAAAGAATTTATGAAAAATGTGGAAGAGTGGTCTGATATCTGTTTGAATGACGAAAGAATTGACCTGGAAGCCTACGACAGATATGAGGTAAAGCGGGGGCTTAGAGATAAAAGCGGCGATGGCGTTGTGGCAGGATTAACCAAGGTATCAAAGATTTTATCAAACAAGACCGTAGATGGAGAAAAAGTCCCATGTGAAGGCCAACTGTTTTACCGGGGATATAATATTCATGACCTGGTAAACGGCGTTGTCAGGGAAGGCCGTTTTGGTTTTGAGGAAATTGCCTACCTTCTTCTTTTTGGAGATCTTCCAGACAAAAGCCAGCTGGAGCGCTTTACAAAGACTCTTGGCTACAGCCGGACTCTGCCTACCAATTTTGTCAGAGATGTGGTCATGAAGGCGCCGAGCCAGGATATGATGTCCTGCCTTGCAAGAAGTATACTTACTCTGTCCTCTTATGATGATAAGGCCAGTGACATATCCGTTCCCAATGTACTCCGCCAGAGTCTGATGTTAATCAGCGTCATGCCAATGCTGGCAGTTTATGGATATCATACATTCAACCATTATGAGAGAGGGGGAAGCATGTATATCCACAGGCCGGATGAGAAGCTTTCCACGGCAGAAAATATTTTAAGGCTATTAAGGCCGGATATGAAGTATTCCAAGGTGGAAGCCCATGTTCTTGACCTGGCCCTTATCCTTCATATGGAGCATGGAGGAGGAAATAACTCCACCTTTACGACTCATGTGGTCACTTCTTCCGGTACGGACACATACAGCGTGGTTGCGGCTGCGCTTGCCTCATTAAAGGGCCCCAAGCATGGCGGCGCCAACATTAAGGTTGTGGAAATGATGGAGGATTTGCGGAAGGAAGTACGTGACTTAAAGGATGAAGAGGAAGTGGAGAAGTACTTGAGAAAGCTTCTTCATAAGGAAGCATTTGACCGGAAAGGTCTTATATATGGTATGGGACATGCGGTTTATTCCAAGTCTGATCCCCGTGCAGAAATTTTTAAAGGTTTTGTTAAGCAATTGTCAGAGGAAAAAGGGCGTCTGGATGATTTTAACCTCTACTCCATGATCGAGCGCCTGGCCCCTGAAGTCATTGCAGATGAAAGAAAGATCTATAAGGGCGTAAGCGCAAACGTGGACTTTTACAGCGGCTTTGTGTACAGCATGCTGGATATTCCCAATGAGTTGTTTACCCCGATCTTTGCCATTGCAAGGATTGTAGGCTGGAGTGCCCACCGGATCGAAGAGCTTATCAATATGGATAAGATCATCCGTCCGGCCTATATCAGTGTGATGCAGGAAGAAGAGTATATGCCCCTGGAAGACAGATAG
- the selB gene encoding selenocysteine-specific translation elongation factor, with translation MDSIIVGTAGHIDHGKTALVKALTGHDTDTLAEEKKRGISINLGFTGFILPNGRTLGIVDVPGHERFIKNMLAGATGIDAALIIIAANEGIMPQTREHMDILSYLGIQKYLIVLTKIDLVDEEFKELVIEDIQSFIKGTFLEGTKIVEVDSVSRKGFNDLIRELEILTSNIRERSFTKKPRMNIDRVFSVKGYGTVVTGTLMEGVLKTEDELVVYPQGIAVRVRNLQVHEHNVESAYAGQRTAINLSNVAVDEVKRGNTVATKDSVFVTDRIDVRFSIVRTTKLEMGRFYKLKLYVGAAEEVARFVPISHKKVKAGDEGYGQILLDHEIAVLKGDRFVLRTISPVTTIGGGIIIDPKAAKYKNNPEERLRSLQMKDSASSKEIIEEYIKNNPFSTFDQIAAFLNKDIKEEELKELETDEAILFIEKQYIHAEYLMHYRYMVEDILSDYHKKNRLRKGIPKAELLEKLDLSHKKQCETMLKYLAGKNFVRLDQNLVSRFDFKPALTEEQKKEKAELAERILESGYTFLTAVELTENVREKQQVLEFMLQDGFMVLPGQYILAEDQYKKAKEAAERLFRENGVLKLPDFRDSIGTSRKFALMLLERFDQEKFTRRQGDDRILNTKK, from the coding sequence ATGGACAGCATAATTGTAGGAACTGCAGGGCATATTGACCATGGAAAAACAGCACTGGTAAAAGCCCTTACAGGCCATGATACAGACACGCTGGCGGAGGAAAAGAAAAGAGGAATTTCCATTAATCTTGGATTTACCGGCTTTATTCTTCCCAATGGGCGTACTCTTGGCATTGTTGATGTTCCGGGGCATGAAAGGTTTATTAAGAACATGCTGGCCGGAGCCACTGGCATTGACGCCGCTCTCATTATCATTGCGGCCAATGAGGGCATCATGCCTCAGACCAGGGAACATATGGACATTCTCAGCTATCTGGGAATACAAAAATATTTAATCGTGCTCACGAAAATTGACCTGGTGGATGAGGAATTTAAAGAACTGGTGATCGAAGATATCCAATCTTTTATAAAGGGGACCTTTTTAGAAGGGACAAAGATCGTTGAAGTGGATTCTGTCAGCAGGAAGGGTTTTAACGACTTGATAAGGGAGCTTGAGATCCTGACTTCCAATATCCGGGAGAGGAGCTTTACGAAGAAACCCCGGATGAACATTGACCGGGTTTTTTCTGTGAAAGGATACGGAACCGTAGTCACCGGAACACTGATGGAAGGGGTATTAAAGACTGAGGATGAGTTGGTGGTCTATCCTCAGGGGATTGCGGTCAGGGTAAGGAACCTTCAGGTTCATGAACATAACGTGGAATCTGCATATGCCGGGCAGCGGACGGCTATCAACTTATCCAATGTTGCAGTGGATGAAGTAAAAAGAGGAAATACAGTTGCAACAAAGGACAGCGTGTTCGTTACAGACAGGATTGATGTCAGGTTTTCCATTGTAAGGACAACAAAGCTTGAGATGGGAAGGTTTTATAAGTTAAAGCTCTATGTGGGAGCGGCGGAGGAAGTGGCCAGGTTTGTGCCAATCTCCCATAAAAAGGTAAAGGCAGGGGATGAAGGCTATGGCCAGATTCTTCTGGATCATGAAATAGCAGTTTTAAAGGGCGACCGTTTTGTGCTCAGAACCATTTCTCCGGTCACAACCATTGGAGGAGGGATCATCATAGATCCAAAAGCAGCGAAATATAAAAATAATCCTGAGGAACGGCTTCGGTCCCTACAGATGAAGGATTCTGCATCCTCTAAGGAGATTATAGAAGAATATATTAAAAACAACCCATTTTCCACTTTTGATCAGATTGCTGCCTTTTTAAATAAGGATATTAAGGAAGAGGAACTAAAGGAGCTGGAAACGGATGAAGCTATATTATTTATAGAAAAGCAGTACATACATGCAGAGTACCTCATGCATTACAGGTATATGGTGGAGGACATCCTAAGCGATTATCATAAGAAGAACCGGCTGCGAAAAGGGATTCCAAAGGCGGAACTGCTGGAAAAACTGGATTTATCCCATAAGAAGCAATGTGAAACCATGCTGAAGTATCTGGCCGGAAAGAACTTCGTGAGGCTTGACCAGAATCTGGTTTCCCGCTTTGATTTTAAACCTGCTCTTACAGAAGAGCAAAAGAAGGAAAAGGCTGAATTGGCTGAAAGGATTCTGGAAAGCGGCTATACGTTTCTGACGGCAGTAGAACTTACGGAAAACGTCAGGGAAAAGCAGCAGGTGCTTGAATTCATGCTGCAGGACGGTTTCATGGTCCTTCCCGGACAGTATATTTTGGCGGAAGACCAGTATAAAAAGGCCAAGGAAGCAGCGGAAAGGCTTTTCCGTGAAAATGGGGTGCTAAAGCTTCCTGATTTCAGGGATTCCATAGGTACCAGCCGAAAATTTGCCTTAATGCTTCTGGAACGGTTTGACCAGGAGAAGTTCACCAGACGCCAGGGAGATGACAGGATATTAAATACTAAAAAATAA
- the trxB gene encoding thioredoxin-disulfide reductase translates to MKIYDVVIIGGGPAGLSAGLYAGRARLNALLIEKEKDGGQIVITSEIENYPGCLPEESGSSLVQRMTKQVEKFGIDRTADCIQEVDFSGDIKVLKGKDKEYHAKAVIIATGAFPKPIGCPGEKELIGKGVSYCATCDGNFFEDFDIYVVGGGDTAVEEALYLTKFGRKVTIIHRRDELRAAKSIQEKAFENPKIEFMWDSVVKEINGDGMVQSMSVENVKTGEVTEVSADEADGTFGIFGFIGYLPQSECFEGILDMEYGYIRTNENMETNIPGVFAAGDIRVKSLRQVVTACADGAIAAVMAEKYIEN, encoded by the coding sequence TTGAAGATTTACGATGTTGTAATAATAGGTGGAGGGCCTGCCGGATTGTCCGCAGGACTTTACGCAGGAAGAGCCAGGTTAAATGCACTGCTGATCGAGAAGGAAAAGGATGGAGGACAGATCGTTATCACTTCAGAGATCGAGAATTATCCGGGATGCCTTCCTGAGGAATCAGGCAGTTCCCTGGTGCAGAGGATGACAAAGCAGGTGGAGAAGTTTGGGATTGACCGGACTGCGGACTGCATTCAGGAAGTGGATTTTTCCGGAGATATCAAGGTATTAAAAGGAAAAGATAAGGAATATCATGCCAAAGCCGTAATCATTGCCACAGGAGCCTTTCCAAAGCCCATCGGCTGTCCCGGTGAAAAGGAATTGATCGGAAAGGGGGTATCTTACTGTGCCACCTGTGATGGAAACTTTTTCGAGGATTTTGATATTTATGTGGTCGGCGGCGGAGATACAGCCGTTGAAGAGGCCCTTTACTTAACGAAATTTGGCCGGAAGGTGACTATAATCCACAGAAGAGATGAGCTTCGGGCCGCTAAATCCATTCAGGAAAAAGCATTTGAAAATCCTAAAATCGAATTTATGTGGGATTCCGTGGTAAAGGAAATAAACGGAGACGGAATGGTCCAGAGCATGTCCGTGGAAAACGTAAAGACAGGAGAAGTGACGGAGGTGTCTGCAGATGAGGCTGACGGTACCTTCGGGATCTTTGGATTTATCGGATACCTGCCCCAGTCAGAATGCTTTGAAGGCATCCTGGATATGGAATACGGCTATATCAGAACAAATGAGAACATGGAAACAAATATACCAGGGGTTTTTGCCGCCGGAGATATCAGGGTGAAGAGCTTAAGACAGGTTGTCACCGCATGTGCGGATGGGGCCATTGCAGCCGTTATGGCTGAGAAATACATAGAAAATTAA
- the trxA gene encoding thioredoxin TrxA → MLVVDKDTFGSEVLEAEGVVFVDFFGDGCEPCKALLPHVEKFAEEYSDKIKFTKLNTTKARRLAISQKILGLPVMAIYRNGEKVEELVKDDATPDRIEEMIKKYALTSPV, encoded by the coding sequence ATGTTGGTAGTGGATAAGGATACCTTTGGATCAGAAGTGCTGGAAGCGGAAGGAGTGGTATTTGTAGACTTTTTCGGAGATGGGTGCGAGCCATGCAAGGCTCTGCTTCCTCATGTTGAGAAGTTTGCTGAGGAATACAGTGATAAGATTAAATTCACAAAGCTAAATACTACAAAGGCCAGAAGGCTTGCCATATCCCAGAAGATTCTGGGGCTTCCGGTCATGGCAATCTATAGAAACGGTGAGAAGGTGGAAGAACTGGTAAAAGACGATGCAACGCCTGACAGAATAGAGGAAATGATAAAAAAGTATGCATTGACCTCACCGGTTTAA
- the grdA gene encoding glycine/sarcosine/betaine reductase complex selenoprotein A gives MLKDKKVIIIGDRDGIPGPAIEQCIKTAGADVVFSSTECFVUTAAGAMDLENQKRVKTLAEQYGPENIIVVLGAAEGEAAGLAAETVTAGDPTYAGPLAGVQLGLKVYHACEPEIKDEVDSDVYDEQISMMEMVLDVDDIRKEMSTIRDEHCKY, from the coding sequence ATGCTGAAAGACAAGAAAGTCATCATTATCGGTGACAGAGACGGCATTCCTGGCCCGGCAATTGAACAGTGTATCAAAACAGCTGGCGCGGATGTGGTATTTTCGTCAACAGAATGCTTTGTCTGAACGGCTGCGGGTGCTATGGACCTGGAGAATCAAAAGAGGGTAAAAACTTTGGCGGAGCAGTACGGCCCTGAAAACATTATTGTTGTTTTAGGAGCTGCAGAAGGTGAGGCCGCAGGCCTTGCTGCTGAAACTGTTACGGCAGGAGACCCTACTTATGCAGGACCATTGGCAGGAGTCCAGTTGGGACTAAAAGTATACCATGCTTGTGAGCCGGAAATCAAAGATGAAGTGGACAGCGATGTCTATGACGAGCAGATCAGTATGATGGAAATGGTATTGGATGTTGATGATATCCGAAAAGAAATGTCAACAATAAGGGACGAGCATTGTAAATATTAA